Below is a genomic region from Glaciihabitans sp. INWT7.
AGACGGGGTCTTCGTGAGGTTGCGGATTCCCCCGAGCGAACGCTGCAGCTTCACGAGCTCGCGACGCTGGATGAGCAGCTCCTTCTTGGTGTAGCCGCGCGTGGTGTCGTCGAAGTCGATCTCTTCGAGCTCCTTCATGCGGGCGAGACGCTTGGAGACCGTCTGGAAGTTGGTGAGGAGGCCACCGAGCCAGCGCTGGTTGACGAAAGGCTGGCCGACGCGCTGCGCCTGCTCCGCGATCGAACCCTGAGCCTGCTTCTTGGTGCCGACGAAGAGGATGGTGCCCCCGTGGGCGACAGTCTCCTTGACGTAGTCATAGGTCTTGTCGATGTACTGCAACGACTGCTGCAGGTCGATGATGTGGCTGCCCGAACGCTCGGTCAGGATGAAACGCTTCATCTTCGGGTTCCAGCGGCGGGTCTGGTGTCCGAAGTGCACGCCGCTGTCGAGCAGCTGGCGGATGGTTACAACGGCCATGAGCCGTCTCCTTATCTGCGTCACACGCCCTTTCGGGCACGGCATGACGCTATTTCAGTTCGTTATGACCGCCGGTCGGCGGCCAATCCTGGTGCCCGGCACACGTCCGCCCGACCCGCTGATGCGAGTGGAGACTGGTGGAGGAGTGCCGCATCCGGGGATGCAGTGGGCACGCGTAGTCACCCCGCCAGAGCGGGATGCTTCGGAAAGTGTATCACCGGGTGGAGTTGATCCGCTCCCGTCCTCCCCCACGCTCCGGCCCGCCGTTCCACCCCCAGACTGAGGGATGCCGGCGCCGGCGCGCACTCTCCACGGAGATGCTGTTCGGGTGTTGTCCCCGTTCGCGGCCGCCCGGCCGACCCGGCTTAGTCGCCTGGTGATCCTGAGTGTTCTGCTGTCGGCATCGGTCTCCCCCGTGCCGGCGGTGGCGCATGCCGCGGCGGGGGCGACTTTCGACTGGGCCTGGCCGGTGGCTGCACCCCACCCGATCGTGAGGCCGTTCATCGCACCGGCGACCCCCTATGCAGCCGGGCACCGGGGAATCGACATCGCCGCGGCGGAGGGGTCCTCAGTCACCGCACCGACAGATGGTGTCGTGTATTTCGCGGGCGTTGTCGTCGATCGTCCCGTCCTCTCCATCCGGCATGCGGATGGTCTGGTCTCCAGCTACGAACCCGTCGAATCTGCGCTTCCGGCGGGCACTGCGATTGTTCGCGGGCAGCTCGTGGGACACGTTCTTTCCGGTCATTGCAGCCCCGCGTGCCTCCACTTCGGTGTTCGCCGCTACGGCGAGTATGTCTCGCCGCTCAACTATCTCGGGGGCATCCCGCCATCGGTGTTGCTGCCGACGAGAACACTGGCCCACCCGCCGTGACGCCCGCCGACGATGACTATCGTTGGAACAATGATCAGCCGACGCGATGCCGCCCAGCGCCTCGATATCCCGCTCGAGATGGCCCGACGACATGACATCCCCGGCTGGATCTCGGAAGAGGATCTCGCGGCGCTCGAGACGGATCCGCCGGCGTGGCTGCTGCAGTCCCGGGCGAACCGCACGGGGCGGCGACCGGTCTGGATACAGCTGACGTGTGACTTCTGCGGACGCACCGAATCGGCACGCCCCAAGAAGTGGTGGCCGCAGTTCACCTACCTCAGCTGTTCGGACCACGACATCTGGGATCTGCCCGAGCCGGCGGCCGGACTCGCGCGCCAGGAGTTCGATGAGATCGGCGGCGTCTTTGTCGGAGTCGTCGACAGCTGAGGCGGAGTCGAGCAGCGTCAGGTCCGTCGGAGCCGATCGGCCGCCGGGCCCTGGCGTGACCGCAGTGAGAGCCTGCGGGCATCCCTCGCAGACTGGCGTCAGCGGCGCGAATGCGTCGGGGCCACCAGCTGGTGGCGCACGCCGTAATCTGCCCGAGGGCGTATTCCGCGACCCGGAGAGCGCCCCATGGCGCACGCCGCCCTCAGGCACACGCCGGCGTCAGGCGCGCGGATGCGCCGATCGATAGCTCTCCTTGAGGCGCTCCGCGGAGACGTGCGTGTAGATCTGGGTCGTGCCGAGGCTGGCGTGGCCGAGCATCTCCTGCACGGCGCGAAGATCCGCGCCACCGTCGAGCAGGTGGGTCGCAGCCGTATGCCGGAGGGCGTGCGGACCGGACGGCCCGCTTCCCGGGATCGTGGACAGCAGAGTCGAAACGAGGGAGTAGACGGCGCGGGTGCCGAGCCGCGCTCCGCGACCGGAGAGGAAGAGAGCATCCGTCTCGACCACCGCCAGGACCGGGCGGGCGACAGCGAGGTAGCGCTCGATCGCCCGACTGGCGGGAACTCCGAACGGCACGACACGTTCCTTGGCACCTTTGCCGGTGACCCGCACCGTCAGTCGCTCGAAGTCGACACGGGAGATATCGAGACCGGTGACCTCGCTCACCCGAAGTGCCGAGGCATAGAGGAGTTCGATCACCGCGAGATCGCGGACGGCATTCGGATCGTCGGTTGCGGCGCGCTCTTCGAGGGTCGCGAGGATCCGTTGCATCTGCGCGCCGGTGAGAACACGGGGAAGGTGATGGTCGGAGCGAGGAGATTTGAGCCGGGATGCCGCGTCGCCGCTCACCCGGTTGGTCTTTGCGAGCCAGGAGGTGAGACCGCGCACCGCCGCCGACCGTCGCGCCAGAGTGGACCGCGCCAGGCCGGCCTGGGAACCCTGCCACAGCCAGTCCCTCAGCAGCTCGAGGGATACCTGATCGGCCTGATCGACACCGCGGGAGTGCGCGAATTCATTGAGCTGGCCAAGATCCGAGCGGTAGGAGCGCACGGTGTGCGCGCTGAAACCGCGCTCGGCGGCGAGATACACCGTGAAGTCGTCGACAGCGCGTTGCAGTTGCACGTCTCCATCGTGCTGCACGCCGATGCTTTCCAGCGGACGACCCGCTCGCGCGCGGCATTCACGCTTCCGTCAGCGGCGCCCGCCCAGAAAGTGCGGCCGCGGGTCTCTCACGCCGCTGCGGCACCGCGCAGAGAATGCGAGCGGGCTCAGGCCCGACCCTCCTCGACATCCGCGATCGACACGGTGGAGGACTTGTTCGAGAAGATGTCGAGCCGACGTTCCGGGCTGAGCGCTGCCATCTTCTCCACGAAGCCGGAACTGAAACCGCTCACCTGTGCGTGGTTGCCGATGGGAACAACCGAGTGCACGATCTGCTCGTCATAGACCTGCAGCAGGTTGAAGGATTGTCCTCCATCGATGCCCGACAGGGCGTGCGCCGGCGCGCTCAAGTCCATCGTGTAACACGTCGCCGCGGCGACCGAGACGGGGACGCCGGCAAAGATGCTGTGCGTGGCGTAGTGGAGGTGGCCGGCGAGGATCCCCCGCACATCCGTGCCCCGGATCACCTCGGCCAGTGCTGGTTGGCCCCGCAGCTCGAGCAGCGCCATGAGGTCGATCGGCGTCGGTATCGGCGGGTGATGGAGGGCGAGAAGGGTGCCGTGGGGAGCCGGGGTCGAGAGCTCGCTTCGGAGCCACTCGAGCTGCTGCACAGTGACATCCCCGTGGTGATACCCCGGCACCGTGCTGTCGAAGGCGATGATGCGCAGCCCGTCGATGTCGTGGACGCGGTCCTGCGGTCGTGGGGCAGCATCTGCTGTCGAGCGCTCGTCGTAGAGGTCTCTGGCAAACCGCTGCCGCTCGTCGTGATTGCCCATCACCCAGACCACAGTCGATCCCATCCGGGCCGCCGCCGGCTCGACGATCTGTCGGAGAGACTGGTAGGCGTCCTCCTCGGCGAGGTCCGTGAGGTCACCGGTGAAGACGATGGCCGCGGGAGTGGTCGCGGAGCGCTCCAGCTGTTCCAGAGCCCGCCGCAGGTTGTGGTGGGTGTCGATCTTGCCATAGAGAGCTCGCCCGCCGCCCCGTCCATCGGCACCGAGGAAGTGCGTATCGCTGAGGTGGGCGATCACGTGCGTGGGTGCGGGATACTGTCCGAACTGGATCACCCCTCCACCCTAGGGTTTCAGCCCCGGGTCGGAGACGTGTGGTCGACCTCGAACTTCGGGCACGGCCGATGTGCGCCGTCATCTCGATTGCGCGACATGATTGGCCCATGACCGAACCGTCCGGAGACCGAGACCGAGACCGATTCAACCCGGTGCTCTTCACCGCGCCCGTGATCCTCATCGTTGTGGGTCTAGTGATCCTCCTCCTGGTACCCGGCAGGGCACTCCTCGGAATTCTCGCCATCGCGCTGGCGATCGTGAGCGCCGTCACAACCGTCCGTCGCTATCGGAGAGACCGGTATCGCAAGGACCAACGCACGTCGCCGCCCGGTAGTCGGCCCGGGCGCTGACACTCCGATCCGGTCGCCGACCCGGGTGTTCGAGCTCCGAGCGGTGATACTCGGGTCAAGACTCCGGGGAGGCGTCGACCGCGGCGTCAATAATCCGATACCGCCGAGGTCACCTCCGGCGGAAGATCCACCCCCGTTCCCGCTCCTCGGCCTCGCCGTCCATCTCAAGGGATCCGAGTTCCGCCTGCACCTCCGCGACCGACAGGCCCGACCGGGCGGCGAGATCATCCACCGATCGTGGCGCGCGCAGGCTGAGTGCGTCCGTGAGGCGAACGCGCAGGGAGCTCGGGCCGGGACTGCTCTCCGCTGAGGCGGGGAGATCCTGCACCTCCGCGCCGGGCACCAGCTCGGCCATCTCGGCGGCGGAGGTCACGAGAGTGGCCAGATAGTCCCGGATGAGCCGGTGGCAGCCCGCGGATGCCGCCGAGGTGACCGGGCCCGGCACCGCCCCGATGGGCCGACCGAGTGACGCGGCGTGACCGGCGGTGTTGAGCGAGCCTGAGCGCCAGCCCGCCTCGAGCACGATGGTCGCCTGACTCGCTGCAGCGATCAACCTGTTGCGTTGCAGAAAGCGCCACTTCGTCGGCGGAGAACCGCACGGCAACTCGGAGACGACGGCCCCGGCCTCGACGATACGGGCGAGTAAGGCGTCGTGACCGCTCGGATAGAACCGGTCGACACCGCCAGCCAGGATGGCGACGGTCTGGCCCGAGCTCGCGAGGGCCGCACGGTGTGCCATCCCGTCGATGCCGTAGGCGGCACCGGAGACGATCGCGAAACCACGGTCGACGAGACCGGCGGATGCCTCCATCGTGATGTGCTCTCCGTAACCGGTCGCGGCACGCGCTCCGACAAGAGCGATCGAGTGGTCCGCTGCGGCCAGCGCCGATGCGTTTCCTCGAAGCCAGAGCGCGATCGGGGCATGAGAGCCGAGTTCGTCGACCCCGGTCGGCCACGAGGGGTCGCCCGGAACAAGGAGCTGCACCGCGAAACGGACGGCCTGACGGAGGGCCACGAGCGCAACCCCCGACTTGAGCCGGGGGCTCCAGCGGGCGAGCGCGGATTCGATGTCTGCGGTCGCGAGGTCCGATCCGGCGGCGGAGACGGCAGCCGCGATGCGGGCCACCGGCCACGCCTCGACCAACGCCGCCAGCGCTCCGTCCGCACCGAGGGCGGCCACCAGCTCACCCGCTGTGCGATCGCCGGGTTCGGCGATTCCCGTCCAACTGGCGCGAGCGAACAGTTCCCGCACCGTACCGCGATCAGGATCCGGGCAGAGGATGCGCACGAGGCCCGTGATCTCGGCGCCGTCGAGTCCGAACATGCTCATGGTGGTTCCTCTCTCGATGGTCTTGGTCCCGCCGCACTGGTTCACAGCGCCCTCCGCAGATAGAGCCCGCGACCGATATGGTCGGCGGTGGGAATGGTCGCGCCGGCGAGGTCTGCGATCGACCACCCGAGCCGCAGCACCCGGTCGTACCCGCGCATGGTGAGGCCCCCTCGCTCCAGAGCTCGGTCGATCGAGGCAGTAGTCGCCGTGGCGAGACGCCGTTCTCTGCTGCGCAACCACGCGCCGGGCACCTGCGAATTGAGGCGCCACGGTGTGCCCGCCAGGCGTTCGGCGGCGGCCTCGCGGGCATGCGTCACCCGGCGGCGTGCTTCGCTCGTCGTGATGCTCGGGCTTTCATCACCGAGCCGGAGCCGAACCGCTGTGACCCTGCTGATTCGCAGTTGGATATCGATGCGGTCCATCAGGGGCCCCGACAGTCGTGCAAGATATCTTCGACGCACGTGGGGCGTGCACACGCAGTCGGAGTCGGCGGCCCCGTACTGTCCGCACGGGCATGGATTCGCCGCCATGACGAGTTGGAATCGGGCGGGAAAATGCGCCACCGCATTGGCCCGGTGGATGCTGACCACCCCGGCCTCGAGCGGTTGCCGCAGTGCATCGAGTGCCGCCGGTTG
It encodes:
- the dprA gene encoding DNA-processing protein DprA — its product is MSMFGLDGAEITGLVRILCPDPDRGTVRELFARASWTGIAEPGDRTAGELVAALGADGALAALVEAWPVARIAAAVSAAGSDLATADIESALARWSPRLKSGVALVALRQAVRFAVQLLVPGDPSWPTGVDELGSHAPIALWLRGNASALAAADHSIALVGARAATGYGEHITMEASAGLVDRGFAIVSGAAYGIDGMAHRAALASSGQTVAILAGGVDRFYPSGHDALLARIVEAGAVVSELPCGSPPTKWRFLQRNRLIAAASQATIVLEAGWRSGSLNTAGHAASLGRPIGAVPGPVTSAASAGCHRLIRDYLATLVTSAAEMAELVPGAEVQDLPASAESSPGPSSLRVRLTDALSLRAPRSVDDLAARSGLSVAEVQAELGSLEMDGEAEERERGWIFRRR
- a CDS encoding tyrosine recombinase XerC; this translates as MQLQRAVDDFTVYLAAERGFSAHTVRSYRSDLGQLNEFAHSRGVDQADQVSLELLRDWLWQGSQAGLARSTLARRSAAVRGLTSWLAKTNRVSGDAASRLKSPRSDHHLPRVLTGAQMQRILATLEERAATDDPNAVRDLAVIELLYASALRVSEVTGLDISRVDFERLTVRVTGKGAKERVVPFGVPASRAIERYLAVARPVLAVVETDALFLSGRGARLGTRAVYSLVSTLLSTIPGSGPSGPHALRHTAATHLLDGGADLRAVQEMLGHASLGTTQIYTHVSAERLKESYRSAHPRA
- a CDS encoding metallophosphoesterase; translated protein: MIQFGQYPAPTHVIAHLSDTHFLGADGRGGGRALYGKIDTHHNLRRALEQLERSATTPAAIVFTGDLTDLAEEDAYQSLRQIVEPAAARMGSTVVWVMGNHDERQRFARDLYDERSTADAAPRPQDRVHDIDGLRIIAFDSTVPGYHHGDVTVQQLEWLRSELSTPAPHGTLLALHHPPIPTPIDLMALLELRGQPALAEVIRGTDVRGILAGHLHYATHSIFAGVPVSVAAATCYTMDLSAPAHALSGIDGGQSFNLLQVYDEQIVHSVVPIGNHAQVSGFSSGFVEKMAALSPERRLDIFSNKSSTVSIADVEEGRA
- a CDS encoding M23 family metallopeptidase, which encodes MLSPFAAARPTRLSRLVILSVLLSASVSPVPAVAHAAAGATFDWAWPVAAPHPIVRPFIAPATPYAAGHRGIDIAAAEGSSVTAPTDGVVYFAGVVVDRPVLSIRHADGLVSSYEPVESALPAGTAIVRGQLVGHVLSGHCSPACLHFGVRRYGEYVSPLNYLGGIPPSVLLPTRTLAHPP